The genomic stretch TGTCGCGGTTGCCAGCCGGACCGGCCGGCATCAGTACGGCGCCGATGTTGCCCTCAAGGTCCGGATTGTCGGCGATGATCCCGGTGACCTGCCAGGGCAGCGCCGTCACCATCGCCGATTGGCCATTGGTGAACTCCTCGGCGAGGCTGAGCGAGGTGAAGTCGTCGGTCTGGGCGTCCGGCGGACTCCAGCCGGTCTGCCACAGGGTGTCGAAGTACTCGAAGGCTGCGTGCCCTTCGGCGGTGTCGAATCCCGGCGTCCAGGTGTCACCTTCTTGAGTCGCGATCTCGCCGCCGGCCTGCCATACGAGCGGCAGGAAGAAGTGCTGGTTGTTGGCCGCGACCTGAAACGCGGCGACACCGGTTTCGGCTTCGATCGTCTCGCCGATCTCAAGCACATCGTCCCAGGTGTCCGGCGGTTCGACGCCCGCCTCGTCGAAGAGGTCCGTGCGATAGAGCAGGACCCGTGAACCTCCGTACCAGGGGTAGCCGTAGGTCGCGCCGTCGAAGGTCGCGGATTCCTCGAGTACTGGTACGAACTCGTCCCGGCTGAGATCCACCTCTGCGAGCACGCCCTCCTCGGCGAACTCCGGCGTCCACGTATTGCCGGATTCCGCCAGGTCAGGAACTTCGCCGGCGATGATCGCGTTGGTGTAGTGATCTTTCCCCGCGGTCCACGGCACGTATTCCACGTTGATGCTGACATCCTCGTGCTCGGCTTCGAATGCCGCGGCCATCTCGCCGACGGCGCTGCCGACGGGATCCGCGGCGTCGCCCATGATCCAGACGGTCAGTTCGCCCGAGTGATCGCCATCGGGATCCGGGGCCGCGGCGTCGCCGTCGTCGTCGTTGCCGCACGCGCTGACCACCAGCGCCAGAACTGCGACGGCAGGGACCCAGTTCAGGGCCTTCTTGGTGCCAGATCTCATGTCCATGACCCTTCCGTTGAGGTGAGTGCGGAGTTCGCGCACCCGGTTGAGCCGCCGGTGAGCACCGTGAGTGGCCGGCGGCGCCGCAGGACGGCGTCCCGTTTCCGGCGATGAGTGCGGGAATAACGCAGGCACAGGACACCTGCCGCACGGAGTCCTGCGTGGGTGAGTTGTTCGATGTCAGTTCGGAGCCGACCGGGATTGCCGGTCGCTGTCAGGCCGAGACGTGCTGGGAGGGTGGCCAGCCGGCAGCCGTCCTCATACGTGCCCTGATGAGCCGTGACACGAGACCTGCCGAGCCAAGGTGCCGATTCCTGCTTCGATGACCGGCCTCCGGGTGGACGCCAAGTGACCGACCACTTGCTCGTGCATGGAATGGCACGTGTGGGTACATACCGTTCCTCTTCCGTACTCAGGACGTGAACCAGGGTTGACCAGTGGCCTAGGACCGAACTGGAAGCAATCCTAACGAAAGGTAGTCCCTTTGGTGGGGATCGTGATGGAACCGAGATGAAGGGGTGTAGTGCGGAGTGTGAGCGCTGGTCAGAGCTTCGCCCTTCGGGTGTGTGCGGCTGGCGGAAGTGATCGCGAACAGCGACTTGGGGCGGGTGCAAGCACCCGCCCCAAGTGATTTCCCCGGATTGTCGTGATTAGCGCTACTGCGTGACCAGCCTGAGATTCCAGCTGCTCAACATGGGGTTGACCGGCTGGAAGAAGGTCTGAGGCGGCTGACCGGAGCCGCAGAACCCGGAACCGCCGGAAGTGACACCCTGGGCATTGATTCCAGCGGCGATGAAGGAACCGCCCGAATCACCAGGGGCTGCGCACGCGTTGGTCCGGGTCAGCCCGCGGACCGGCCCTTGCGCGTAGTTCACGGTCTGGTTGTAGGCCTGGATCTGGCCACACCGGTAGCCACTCGTGCGGCCGGAGCGGCAAGTGGTGGCACCGATGGGGGCGACCTGCGAGCCGTTCACGGCGGCGAAGGTGCCGTCGTAACGAGAGACGAGAGCGCGCGGGGTCCAGTTCTGGTTGACCGACACATAGGCGGCATCCGAGCCCGGGAACACCGAGCGCTCGAAGACGCCTTGGGCCGCGCCGTTGTGGCCGGTGGTGCGGGTGCCCACCCGGCCGCAGTGGCCAGCTGTGACGAAACCACGTGGCTGGACAGCAAAGCCGACCGAGCAGCCCGAGCCGGGAACGTTGTACGGATAGCCGCCGATCACGTCATAGAGGGGTTCGGGTGCGGTCCTGGAGGTCTTGATCTGCACGGTATCGGTGTCGACACCCACCTCGGCGAGCCATTCCCGGGCCAGCGGTCCCGCACCTGGTGCCGCTTCCACCACAACACTGTTCGACTCGACGTCGACGAACCAGCCGTGGATGTCGGATGCGTCTGGAACATTCGACTCGTCTAGATCTGCCACGACCTCACCGAGGTCTTGCTCGCTGTGCTCGACCAGCTTGGCCTTGGCGCCGCTGGCGCGCACCTCGGCTGCCTTGCTCCGGTCGGTGATCGCCACGACCAGGTCGCCGCTCTCGTCGATCCAGCTGCCGCCGAGAGCGTCGCCCAGGGTTTCGGTCAGCTCCTCGTGCGTCTCGATCGCATCGAGGTCGCTGGCGAACAGCTCGATCGCTTCCTGTGTGCTCAGGTCGAGGTCGCGTTCGGCCGCGGCGAGCATCTCTGGCGTGGCCAGGTCGGCGACGTCCACATCGTCGCTGGCGACCGCGCTCAATGGTGTGGCGAGCGCGATGGCCAAGGCCGCGGGCAGGGGTACCGCGGCCAGTCTCTTCAGTCGTCGATCCATTGTGGGGATCTCCTTACTGGGACGAGGGTGATGGAGGGTTGAACCTCCAGGGGGTATCCGTACAGTAGAGGGGCGCCCGCTCCGGCGGGTACATACCAGCTGGGTCATATCGCCGCGTGAGCGTCCCTGAGCTGGTACTTCGGGACTGGGCAGCGTCGAGCGAGGGCGAGGAGGAATGGTGTTCGAGGCGGTCGGGCTCAGCGCGGCCGAAGAACGCATGTATCGCCTGTTGGTCGGCGTCGTCGAAGCCGATTCGGTCGCCATGGCCGCGATGCTGGAGGTCACCGCGTCCGAGGCGCAGAATGTCCTGGACTCGCTGCACGCCAAGGGCTTGGTCAGCCGCCGTGTCAATGGCGAGTCCGTGCGCTTCACCGTGACGGCGCCCGACATCGGGCTCGGACCGCTGCTGCTCAGCGGCCAGGAAGCGCTCGAGCGCGCCCGCGGAGCGGTCGCGCACCTCGCCGACGAGTACCGCAGCAGCGTCCGCCGCCGTGACGCCACACAGCTGGTGGAAGTGGTCACCGGAGCGCCGGCGATCCGGCAGCAGTTACGCAACCTTCAGCTTGGCACCCGGGAGGAATCGCTGTGGTTCTGCCGCTCCGGTCACGTGGCCATGCCATCGGAGGACAACAACGAAGAGTTCGAGATGCTCGCGCGCGGTGTGCGTTACCAGGTGATCTACGAGCAGGCGCTGCTCGAAGAGCCGGGCATGATCACCAACGTCGCGGCAGGCATCCGGCAGGGCGAGCAGGCCCGGGCCACCCCGCACCTGCCGGTGCGCATGGTGATTGCCGATCGTCAGTTGGCGTTGTGCCCGCTGGTGCGTGGTGGCGACGGTCCCGGCGAACCTACGGCCGCGCTGGTCCGCGACAGCAACCTCCTCGCAGCCCTGATCGCCTTGTTCGAGAGTTACTGGACCAACTCCTCGCCCCTGAAGGTCACCGAAGCCGCCGGCGCCCTGCCGGCCATTGAGCACGCAGCGCCCGAACGTACCTCGGAAGCTGTCCGGCACGATGACCTCTATCTGCTGTCGTTGCTGGTGGCCGGTGTCAGCGACAAGGCGATCGCGACCCAGCTGGGCATCAGCCAGCGCACGGTGCAACGCCGGATCAGCGACATGATGCAACGGGTTGGTGCCGAGACTCGCATGCAGCTGGCCTGGCAGGCGGCCCGCCACGGCTGGGTGTGACCCAACCGTGGCGGCCCGCGCGGGTCCTAAAGGGTTCGATCAGCGGCCCCCGAGTCCGTACGCGCGCTCGATGGTCTGCTTGACGATGTTGCCGGCGTCGTCCTCGGCCTCCACCTGGAGCCAGACGTAGCCGTCGGTGGCCCGGAGCGGTGGGTGACGGACAAGGGCCCGGTACTCTCCCGCTCCGTCGTCGAGCAGGCGGACGTCCTCCCAGGTAGTTCCGTCGTCGTAGGAAGTTCGCACTGACATCCGGACCACATCGAGCTCGCCCAATCCATCCTGGTGCCGCGCGGTCAGGCCGAGGTGAACCACCCGTCCCGCCGGCGCCTGGTTGCGCACGTCAGTGGGGACGTCGTAGTCGATCTGAATTAGTGGCAGTGGCTCTTCCGGCTGTGCCGGACGCGCGGAGGTGAAAGTCCACGTCGTACTGGTGCGCGGCGAGAACTCCCATTCCGGCTGGTCGCGCTCGACATCGAGATCGAGACGGTATCGGGCCGGCCCGGCGGCCACCAGGTAGTCGCCCCACGCGCCGATTCCCTCGAAGATGAGCTCCTCGTCCTGATACAGCCTGGCCGTGACCTCGTCACCCCAGGCTTCGTCCGCGTCTTCGGCGAATCCGTAGTGGTCGGAGCTGCTGTCGGCGAACTCCGGAATACGGATGGTCAAGACATCACCTTCGCGGTAGCTGGTCAGCCCGTCGACGGCCCGCGGGATCGCCGGGCGTACCACCGCCTGATGCCAATCGGTGTTGAGACGCTCGCCGGATTCGTAGGTGCGTGGCAGGTGAGTCATGCCGCCTTGGACCGGTATCCCGCTCAGCCAGGGCGAGTCGTGGCGGACCCGGTGCTGCCAGAGCGTGCCGCCGGAGCTGACCGTCTCTTCCCGCACGTGCGGGCTGCGCAGATGTCTCTCGGTCTGGTTGATGACCGACCCCATC from Phytoactinopolyspora mesophila encodes the following:
- a CDS encoding extracellular solute-binding protein, which translates into the protein MDMRSGTKKALNWVPAVAVLALVVSACGNDDDGDAAAPDPDGDHSGELTVWIMGDAADPVGSAVGEMAAAFEAEHEDVSINVEYVPWTAGKDHYTNAIIAGEVPDLAESGNTWTPEFAEEGVLAEVDLSRDEFVPVLEESATFDGATYGYPWYGGSRVLLYRTDLFDEAGVEPPDTWDDVLEIGETIEAETGVAAFQVAANNQHFFLPLVWQAGGEIATQEGDTWTPGFDTAEGHAAFEYFDTLWQTGWSPPDAQTDDFTSLSLAEEFTNGQSAMVTALPWQVTGIIADNPDLEGNIGAVLMPAGPAGNRDTLAGGSHLVVFEESQQKDLAAAFAEYMIASEQATDFAETTGFFPGTVAEAEAIVDEDDWLSPVAAEQFIEHARAYPVAGWWGALEGATAVKDTLQELIAGNFTVEEAAANLDNEINSRTGNGSN
- a CDS encoding S1 family peptidase, whose product is MDRRLKRLAAVPLPAALAIALATPLSAVASDDVDVADLATPEMLAAAERDLDLSTQEAIELFASDLDAIETHEELTETLGDALGGSWIDESGDLVVAITDRSKAAEVRASGAKAKLVEHSEQDLGEVVADLDESNVPDASDIHGWFVDVESNSVVVEAAPGAGPLAREWLAEVGVDTDTVQIKTSRTAPEPLYDVIGGYPYNVPGSGCSVGFAVQPRGFVTAGHCGRVGTRTTGHNGAAQGVFERSVFPGSDAAYVSVNQNWTPRALVSRYDGTFAAVNGSQVAPIGATTCRSGRTSGYRCGQIQAYNQTVNYAQGPVRGLTRTNACAAPGDSGGSFIAAGINAQGVTSGGSGFCGSGQPPQTFFQPVNPMLSSWNLRLVTQ
- a CDS encoding LuxR C-terminal-related transcriptional regulator translates to MFEAVGLSAAEERMYRLLVGVVEADSVAMAAMLEVTASEAQNVLDSLHAKGLVSRRVNGESVRFTVTAPDIGLGPLLLSGQEALERARGAVAHLADEYRSSVRRRDATQLVEVVTGAPAIRQQLRNLQLGTREESLWFCRSGHVAMPSEDNNEEFEMLARGVRYQVIYEQALLEEPGMITNVAAGIRQGEQARATPHLPVRMVIADRQLALCPLVRGGDGPGEPTAALVRDSNLLAALIALFESYWTNSSPLKVTEAAGALPAIEHAAPERTSEAVRHDDLYLLSLLVAGVSDKAIATQLGISQRTVQRRISDMMQRVGAETRMQLAWQAARHGWV